The Pseudomonas pergaminensis nucleotide sequence GGGTTCAACTCCAACACCGAGCGTGAGCACTACAGCCTCAAGAGCGCCCGCGACGAACCCGTGTTCAGCGTCTGGGATGGCGGCGGCGAGGACACCCTGGATTTTTCCGGCTTTGGCCACAAACAAAATATCAACCTCAATGCCGAGGCGTTTTCGGATGTCGGGGGGCTACGGGGGAACGTGTCGATCGCCAAGGGCGTGGTCGTGGAGAATGCCATTGGCGGTTCCGGCAGCGATTCGTTGACGGGTAACCACGCCAATAACCGCTTGAAGGGTGGAGGCGCCAGCGACACGTTACGCGGCGGTGCAGGTGCCGACACGTTTGTGTACGACCGCGTCAGCGATTCAACACCGCAGGCACCTGATTTTATCCAGGACTTCACCAGCGGCAGCGACAGAATCGATGTGGCCGGCGTACTTCGAGAGGCGGGTCTCACGTCGTTGACCTTCGCTGATGCCCTCAGTGGGCGTGCGGGCGACGCCGTGCTCAGTCACGACGCGGCAACTGGGCGCTCCACACTGTCTGTGGATACCAAGGGCAAGGGTAAGGCTGACCTGTTGATCACCAGCCAGGGTGAAATCAAGCAGGCGGATGTGATCTGGAGCGGTGAGAGCGCGGCCGTGACGCCCTTACCCACGCTCGAACCCACGGCTGAGCCCACTCCAGAACCGGAACCTGATCCCGGGCCAGACTCCACGCCAGAACCGGTTCCCCACCCGGCTCCAGGGTACGGTCCCGGGCTGCTAGAGCGGGTGGGCAAACAAATACTTTCAGGTATCTCGAGCGCCGCGAAGTGGATATTCGGGTGGTTCCGGTAAACGCTTGGAAATGTCAAGACTGTCACCAGTCGTTAACAGTTTCTAAGAACAGAAGTTGATATAAATTTTAATCGGTTATTTGTTTTCAGTGAATGGCCAGCGTTTCACTTTGTATAAGTAATGTGCTTGTTTGGCGTATTTATTACGTGCGATTTTGCAGCTGAGTTAATAGTGTGCTTGTTAATAAGTTGCTCTTGTGTAGAGCGTTGTCTTGTTGCTACTGAAAATCCAGAGGGCGGTTCATGAAAACAACAAATGTTCCCACGGTTGCGAGCACGGCTGGGGCTTTAAATTATCACGCTATGAGATCGGCGATGGGTCAAACTTCCTACACGACGGATCAGGCCGCGAAACATCTTACTCGAAGGGGGCTTAAATGGAGGGATAAAGACAACGATGGGAAAGTCGACCTTTCTTATACGTTGGACGCGAGATTCACCTCCGATCAGAAGGCGCGGATCAGGGAGAGTCTCAAGTCCTGGGCGGAGGTGACCAACGTGACGTTCAAGGAGAATACCCAAGGGCGTGATGGCTCCCTCAATATCTCAGCCATACCAGGATTCGGTGGGGGCGTCGCGTCCCTGCCCACGGGGAACTCGGTGGGATCGGTAAATATCGGTACTGGCGGTGCTGATGGAAAGCTGGAACATGGGACGCAGTTTGATCTGGTAGCGGTCCATGAACTCGGTCATGCCCTTGGCCTTGAGCATCCTCACGGAGCGGGCCCGAGTTATCAGGAGGACTCAACCGCCTACACCGCCATGAGCTACCGCAATGCGTCTTTTGGCGATCATCCTTACAACGGGAAGAAAATCGCTGCCCCCATGCTGCACGATATCGCTGCGGTGCAGAGGTTATACGGTGCGAACACCGATACTCGAAAAACCAACACGATCTACGGTTTCAATTCCAATACCGGTCGAGACTTCTACAGTCTTGAAAGCGCCAAGGACAAACCTGTTTTCAACGTTTGGGACAGTGGTGGGATCGATACCCTGGACTTCTCCGGTTTTCGCCAAAATCAGAAGATCAACCTGAATGCCGAATGCTTTTCGGACGTCGGAGGCATGAATAACAATGTTTCCATCGCCAAAGGCGTCACGGTGGAAAATGCTGTCGGTGGTTCCGGTGATGACACCCTGATCGGTAACGAGGTCGGCAATCGCCTCAAGGGTGGGAATGGAGTGGACAGGCTTGAAGGCGGGGGCGGGGCAGATGTTTTTGTCTTTGAAGGCGTCGCAGATTCCACGCCAGAGTCGCCTGATCAGATTCTGGATTTTGTCAGCGGCACTGACAAAATAGGCCTGTACGAGTTGTTGAACCGCGCTGCCTTGAAACATCTTTATGTGGTTGATTCCTTTACCGGCCGTGCTGGCGATGCCGTGTTGAGCTACAACGAGAGCACCGCTGAGGGAAGTTTGTCTATCGACATGACAGGGAATGGAAAGCCCGACTTTCAGGTGAAAAGTAAAGGGAAAATTCATTACATGGATTTGTTGGTCACGCCTGAGCCAGCCATCCCAATCGAACCCACGCCGACCTCAACCAAAGGTACGCCGACAGCGACGGATCCAACCCCTCCTTCAACGTCCGATACGCCAAGGACAAAAAGAGAGGGCGATACAAAAGACGCTAGGGACGGCAAGACGCACACCTACAATTCTGCTTCTGAATCGAACTGCCGCAAGTTCGATACCTTGGATGACTTCATAAGTGGCAAGGATAAGCTTGATATCTCCAACATGGCTGCAAAGTCGGGAGTCACGTTGACACAGGTAGAAAGGTTCTCGGGTAGGGCGGGTGAGGTCTACATCAGGAAGTCATATGAAGACGATCGGTACTGGGTTGCCGTTGATTTGGATGGAGACCAGTACACCGATTTTCTTGTCAACAGTCCTAAGGTGATAAGGGCCGGGGACATTGTGGGGATGAAGTTGAACTCAGCCTATTATCGGTCGCTATCCTCACGTACTTGAGGGCACTGCGTCGTCTTGGGCGATGACCCAGCCAAAGCTGCCCTACATCACTGGCGGGCGGCTTTGGCAGAAGGCGCCAATACCTCAGGCAGTTGCTACTGACGTCTCACGGGAAGCACTCAGAAAACGCAGCAACGCCACCAGCGGGAATGCACTGCCCACTAGCATCACTCCCAGCCAGCCGCCATGTTCATACACGCTGCTGGCAATCGCCGAGCCGAAGGCGCCGCCGATGAAAATACTGGTCATGTACAGCGCGTTCAGGCGGCTGCGGCTGTTGGCGTCCAGGGCGTAGATGGCGCGTTGGCCGAGCACCATGTTCATCTGCACACAGAAGTCCAGGACCACGCCCGTCACCGCCAGGCCGATCACGCTGTACAACGGGTGCACGAAAGCCGGCAGGAAACTCAGCGCGGCGAACAGCATGGCCAGCAGCGAAGCGCGGTGGGTGTGACCGGCATCGGCCAGGCGGCCGGCGATGGGGGCGGCGATAGCGCCCAGTGCACCGACCAGGGCGAACAGGGCGATCTCGCTTTGGCTCAGGCCGTGGTTGCGCGCCAGTTCCAGTGGGGCGGCGGTCCAGAACAGGCTGAAGGTGGCGAACATGCAGCCTTGGTAGAACGCTCGTTGGCGCAATACCGGCTGCTCACGCAGCAAGGTGCCGAGGGAGCGCAACAGTTGACCATAGCTGGCGCTGTGGTCGGGTTGGCG carries:
- a CDS encoding M10 family metallopeptidase C-terminal domain-containing protein, whose amino-acid sequence is MHIPVRQPSQQPPAHPSHALLSAFDNGAFRWPSNKSSLNTDQAAKQITRGNFKFHDRNRDGKVVVSFSFSSGFTAHQKERARQVLKSYADVANISFIENSAHVDGAIVIRGMPGSWSGWADFPNQYQSNVTANVGTGGAGANPKVGGHFLSLLVHELGHTLGLEHPGRYNGGGSYEFNADYAQDTKARSVMSYWSERKQPGHDFNRQQPAAPMIDDIAALQRLYGANMRTRNTNTVYGFNSNTEREHYSLKSARDEPVFSVWDGGGEDTLDFSGFGHKQNINLNAEAFSDVGGLRGNVSIAKGVVVENAIGGSGSDSLTGNHANNRLKGGGASDTLRGGAGADTFVYDRVSDSTPQAPDFIQDFTSGSDRIDVAGVLREAGLTSLTFADALSGRAGDAVLSHDAATGRSTLSVDTKGKGKADLLITSQGEIKQADVIWSGESAAVTPLPTLEPTAEPTPEPEPDPGPDSTPEPVPHPAPGYGPGLLERVGKQILSGISSAAKWIFGWFR
- a CDS encoding M10 family metallopeptidase C-terminal domain-containing protein; its protein translation is MKTTNVPTVASTAGALNYHAMRSAMGQTSYTTDQAAKHLTRRGLKWRDKDNDGKVDLSYTLDARFTSDQKARIRESLKSWAEVTNVTFKENTQGRDGSLNISAIPGFGGGVASLPTGNSVGSVNIGTGGADGKLEHGTQFDLVAVHELGHALGLEHPHGAGPSYQEDSTAYTAMSYRNASFGDHPYNGKKIAAPMLHDIAAVQRLYGANTDTRKTNTIYGFNSNTGRDFYSLESAKDKPVFNVWDSGGIDTLDFSGFRQNQKINLNAECFSDVGGMNNNVSIAKGVTVENAVGGSGDDTLIGNEVGNRLKGGNGVDRLEGGGGADVFVFEGVADSTPESPDQILDFVSGTDKIGLYELLNRAALKHLYVVDSFTGRAGDAVLSYNESTAEGSLSIDMTGNGKPDFQVKSKGKIHYMDLLVTPEPAIPIEPTPTSTKGTPTATDPTPPSTSDTPRTKREGDTKDARDGKTHTYNSASESNCRKFDTLDDFISGKDKLDISNMAAKSGVTLTQVERFSGRAGEVYIRKSYEDDRYWVAVDLDGDQYTDFLVNSPKVIRAGDIVGMKLNSAYYRSLSSRT
- a CDS encoding MFS transporter, with the translated sequence MNATSHATTTMTRSMVMLFAFCCGAIVANIYYAQPIIELIAPDIGLTPAMASLIVSLTQIGYALGLFFLVPLGDLLENRKLMIATTVLAIVSLLGAAVTEQPNLFLLVSLLIGFSSVSVQILIPLAAHLAPAESRGRVVGSIMGGLLLGILLARPVSSVVADHFGWRAMFMAAAALMAFISVVLLITIPKRQPDHSASYGQLLRSLGTLLREQPVLRQRAFYQGCMFATFSLFWTAAPLELARNHGLSQSEIALFALVGALGAIAAPIAGRLADAGHTHRASLLAMLFAALSFLPAFVHPLYSVIGLAVTGVVLDFCVQMNMVLGQRAIYALDANSRSRLNALYMTSIFIGGAFGSAIASSVYEHGGWLGVMLVGSAFPLVALLRFLSASRETSVATA